In one Nicotiana tomentosiformis chromosome 6, ASM39032v3, whole genome shotgun sequence genomic region, the following are encoded:
- the LOC138894724 gene encoding uncharacterized protein: MISINVPIPQRHHDYQNTTSASTHQVKRVLIDLGSSTNIVRSRVVEQHDLQDQIVPAARVLNGFNMASKTTKGEIILPVNIAGTIQETKFHVIEGDVKYNALFGRPWIHNMRAVPSTLHQMLKFPTPDGIKTVYGKQYSTKEMFMVDVMIPISSLSSTKGSESKGKQEAK, translated from the exons atgatTTCGATAAACGtgccgatcccacagaggcaccatgattatcagaatacaacttcagcatcgacgcatcag gttaaacgtgttttaattgatctaGGAAGCTCGACCAATATTGTTCGATCGAGGGTTGTGGAGCAGCACGatctacaagatcagatcgtgccGGCAGctcgagttctcaatggtttcaacaTGGCAAGCAAAACGACTAAAGGAGAAATCATTTTACCAGTAAATATAGCTGGGACTAttcaagaaaccaagttccatgtgatcgaaggcgatgTGAAATACAACGCTCTAttcggaagaccctggattcacaatatgagggcagtcccttcaacacttcaccaaatgctgaagttcccaacaccggatggaaTAAAAACGGTGTACGGGAAGCAGTATTCTACCAAAGAGATGTTCATGGTAGATGTAATGATACCGATATCGTCACTTTCGTCAACAAAAggatcggagtccaaaggaaaacaagaagctaaatag
- the LOC138894725 gene encoding uncharacterized protein — MSYVKAYRTKEKEFELLRGIPRESYSKLPGHLYMINMINPGSVTMLHKSEDGRFMYIFVALNASIIGWKYCYPIVVVDGTFLKSSHRGRMLTASTQDAAGKSFSLAYAVVDSENDASWEWFFEMFRQAFGERERICINNIKKQFKKSHDRLRKIFFAMAWAYKIEDFNRLMQDMDNIDKRVRGYLFQVGYEKRSIVNSTVNRSMVMTSNIVESLNAKNREARELPIMNLVDYMMNLVDYMMNLVMEWNNTNRITAMSTFTGLEKKYNEVLKENSSLS, encoded by the exons ATGAGTTATGTAAAAGCTTATAGAACAAAAGAAAAGGAGTTTGAACTGCTAAGAGGGATACCACGCGAATCATATAGTAAACTGCCGggtcacttgtatatgataaataTGATAAATCCTGGTTCTGTCACAATGTTACATAAATCAGAGGATGGGCGCTTCATGTATATTTTTGTCGCACTAAATGCATCAATCATAGGATGGAAATACTGCTACCCTATTGTAGTGGTTGACGGGACATTCCTTAAATCATCACACAGGGGGAGAATGTTAACAGCTAGCACACAAGATGCGGCAG GTAAAAGTTTTTCACTAGCATATGCTGTTGTCGATTCTGAAAATGATGCTTCCTGGGAATGGTTTTTTGAAATGTTTAGACAGGCTTTTGGAGAAAGGGAAAGGATATGCATC AATAACATAAAGAAGCAGTTCAAGAAGAGCCATGACCGgctgaggaaaatattttttgcaATGGCCTGGGCATACAAAATTGAAGATTTTAATCGCCTCATGCAAGATATGGACAACATTGATAAGAGGGTAAGGGGTTACCTGTTCCAAGTTGGTTATGAAAAGCGGTCCATAGTGAATTCCACTGTTAATAGATCCATGGTAATGACTTCAAATATTGTCGAGTCACTCAATGCAAAAAATAGAGAGGCAAGAGAGCTACCAATCATGAATTTGGTAGATTACATGATGAATTTGGTAGATTACATGATGAATTTGGTTATGGAATGGAATAATACAAATAGAATTACTGCAATGAGTACATTTACTGGCCTAGAAAAAAAATATAACGAAGTACTGAAGGAAAATAGCAGTTTATCGTAG
- the LOC138894726 gene encoding uncharacterized protein, with translation MDVEQRRNIVCMQKRECSCKRFQVDEILCPRAMAVLDYTHIEAPKYYSSYYTKEYFKKTYEVSVNPLPDETTWDLPTEVLDNVVLPLIVKGKSGRPMKSRRKELYEYLYTETVTCALCGK, from the coding sequence atgGATGTTGAACAAAGGCGAAACATAGTCTGCATGCAAAAAAGGGAATGCTCGTGCAAACGATTTCAAGTGGATGAGATTCTTTGTCCACGTGCTATGGCAGTATTGGACTATACACACATAGAAGCACCCAAATATTATTCTTCCTATTATACCAAGGAATACTTCAAGAAGACATATGAAGTGTCAGTTAATCCACTTCCAGATGAAACTACATGGGACCTTCCAACAGAGGTGTTAGATAATGTGGTCCTACCACTGATAGTGAAGGGCAAATCAGGAAGACCGATGAAGTCGCGACGCAAGGAACTTTATGAATATTTATATACTGAAACAGTTACATGTGCACTGTGTGGAAAATAA